From Anopheles funestus chromosome 3RL, idAnoFuneDA-416_04, whole genome shotgun sequence, a single genomic window includes:
- the LOC125766865 gene encoding protein timeless homolog, giving the protein MSAYFADIDAVCSTLGWMDGDVYKMDPEAVQGLKHLIWILKQDRPSHECRRYIGGKRIVQTDLIPMVISNFDKPDVVDVLLRLLVNLSFPTLLLYNGNYPRDAVEQRKFIRLIEICEEYKEAFSLKSFWSVLGDRLEKILHTDWALRSEADGLIIERILVLIRNVLQVPANVEREKRFDNDASQHDCLLWALHQAGILDIILYVLGSPHENRFLIHTLEILSLAYREQTATHLADATLQRTNIEKKTDELLLIKARQPSAAMTAARRKPTSMRHSWFRGTYTYNNLKSVSDSDAVCHQSLGKIMRMEFSAEKHRQKVSFRQAKETEKLERKSIFSVRLFLREYCMEILRVYNNMVRQARRHLDQHGTSVSEFHDDSYLLWAIRFFLEFNRHCGFKIELVSESLSVDTFHWTITRMETYTESIVSDKTRKSIWARRLHLTVQTYRELLNNMHALEKIKDPNATELLSVLQNNIFYVVEYRETTIHLLTNFKESIHTRAFLRDVVEVANLFFSMLQRFCKGTVRVQQRVKAKRKKTAKKQTRKEKLAEEQEDAENLWLQEAPTVAALLENSELKQSDLPTPFDAASSVPVDEQKGECVKRIHALLRDKQYEQAIKMLYAARSVWTLDDCFGNEIASPDEDLITIRDIFTANLSSGTDREDEDVQQNDSEEEDETEESERHVHSAEKDFKFEDFSKRLVDHRVVYACTTVLNDWEKIKTPCLKAAVTLLYRICVEHKMPSMLFQISLLRVFQGVLNVPDDDHSRELRRLAIHTVRQLQQKVLTGAADDGGLLFAELLFAKTARIASAMEIGYDEVYGDSNGRAESSKKAWTEEQEAELHRLFMENQENPRTDQDVIDWLLENLIDQTRTRRGVMKKLRELGLVFKGPTKRSNANRQQKGYGWTAEEDAKLGVLYEELRLDKNPLKNIAEGLGKKFTKPAIARRMVSIGLIADVSEIMPSKRKKERGVGSDEDDNNSNTSQNDEDSGEDDSEEEVERSVKGIPKLNEPDVKKQLKALGSDMKEAVKWIIACFGDVLSMYEDSDPSEDTEGGIPIVPIEPHQTAALKKAEFKRLLRSLGVMDSGRQFVYHRIPFKLTPEALKRRIEILTEFCERPASPTTEKSDHIEKEGYFVPSTMVSDDDLDTSISEMSLNKPAGNRTVEKPHSENERRSMSPLMVSEDELEADLTTGGPESNRSVPATVAVSEDESNEAASNQAFSTISSKRTRSDSSDSAADLPVIHRRKKVNRVKVQKVQPEKERMLVVSEDDSDTMAPKQSTSRLVVSDDESDKEVSVGVTAEMPSQSELLQEERTTTQKVRRRAVISSDED; this is encoded by the exons atgagTGCATACTTTGCGGATATCGATGCCGTCTGTTCAACGCTCGGTTGGATGGATGGCGATGTGTACAAGATGGATCCGGAGGCGGTACAGGGGTTGAAGCATCTGATTTGGATTCTGAAGCAGGACAGACCTTCGCACGAATGTCGTCGTTACATTGGCGGTAAACGAATTGTGCAGACCGATCTAATTCCAATGGTTATCAGCAATTTCGACAAACCAGATGTGGTCGATGTATTGCTACGACTGCTCGTCAATTTGTCCTTTCCCACGCTGCTTCTATACAACGGAAACTATCCGCGTGATGCAGTGGAGCAAAGAAAATTCATCCGACTTATAGAGATCTGCGAGGAGTACAAGGAAGCGTTTTCATTGAAAAGTTTCTGGTCGGTGTTGGGTGATCGGTTGGAAAAGATTCTCCATACG GATTGGGCATTGCGCAGCGAAGCGGATGGGCTTATTATCGAACGTATTCTGGTGCTGATTCGAAATGTGCTTCAAGTGCCGGCGAACGTGGAAAGAGAGAAACGCTTCGATAACGATGCGAGCCAGCACGATTGTTTGCTGTGGGCGCTACATCAAGCCGGCATACTGGACATCATACTGTACGTTCTTGGTTCGCCGCACGAAAACCGTTTCCTCATACATACGCTCGAGATTTTAAGTCTTGCTTATCGCGAACAAACGGCAACTCACCTTGCCGATGCGACACTGCAGCGCACCAACATCGAGAAGAAAACGGATGAACTGTTGTTGATCAAAGCGAGACAACCGTCGGCGGCAATGACGGCCGCACGCCGAAAACCAACCTCAATGCGCCATTCGTGGTTTCGTGGCACATATACCTACAACAATTTGAAATCCGTCTCAGACAGTGACGCCGTTTGCCATCAATCGTTGGGTAAGATAATGCGGATGGAATTCAGCGCCGAGAAGCATCGCCAAAAGGTATCTTTCCGGCAAGCGAAAGAAACGGAAAAGCTCGAACGGAAGAGCATCTTCTCAGTGCGTCTGTTTCTGCGCGAGTACTGCATGGAGATACTGCGTGTGTACAACAATATGGTGCGACAGGCTCGTCGCCATCTAGACCAGCATGGAACATCCGTTTCGGAATTCCATGACGATTCGTATCTCCTGTGGGCCATACGGTTCTTTCTCGAATTTAATCGACACTGCGGGTTCAAGATTGAACTGGTGAG tGAATCACTAAGTGTCGATACTTTCCACTGGACCATCACGCGTATGGAAACGTACACCGAAAGCATTGTCTCAGATAAAACGCGCAAATCGATCTGGGCTCGTCGGCTTCATCTGACTGTGCAG ACGTACCGGGAGCTGCTAAACAATATGCACGCACTTGAAAAGATCAAGGATCCGAACGCAACCGAGCTGCTGTCCGTGctacaaaacaacattttctaCGTCGTGGAATATCGCGAAACGACAATACATCTGTTGACGAACTTCAAAGAATCTATCCATACGCG CGCCTTTCTGCGAGACGTTGTCGAGGTCGCAAATCTCTTCTTTAGCATGTTGCAACGCTTCTGCAAAGGTACGGTGCGCGTACAACAACGTGTCAAGGCAAAGCGCAAGAAAACggccaaaaaacaaactcgaAAGGAAAAGTTAGCGGAGGAACAG GAAGATGCGGAAAATCTTTGGCTACAAGAAGCACCAACTGTTGCAGCATTGCTGGAAAACAGCGAGCTGAAGCAAAGTGATCTTCCAACACCGTTCGACGCTGCATCATCCGTTCCAGTGGACGAACAAAA aGGAGAATGTGTGAAGCGCATTCATGCATTGCTTCGCGACAAGCAGTACGAGCAGGCAATTAAAATGTTGTACGCCGCAAG ATCGGTTTGGACGTTGGATGATTGCTTTGGCAATGAAATTGCCAGCCCGGATGAGGATTTGATAACAATTCGAGACATATTCACCGCAAACCTATCTTCTG GTACTGATCGGGAAGATGAGGATGTCCAACAGAACGATTCGGAGGAAGAAGACGAGACAGAAGAATCAGAAA GACACGTACATAGCGCGGAAAAAGACTTCAAATTTGAAGACTTCTCTAAGAG ACTCGTAGATCATAGAGTGGTATATGCATGTACAACCGTCCTCAACGATTGGGAAAAGATTAAAACACCCTGTTTAAAAGCGGCCGTTACACTACTATACCGGATTTGTGTTGAGCACAAAATGCCGTCTATGCTCTTTCAG atTTCCCTGTTGCGTGTATTCCAGGGTGTATTAAATGTACCCGACGACGATCATTCACGTGAGTTGCGTCGGCTTGCGATTCACACAGTGCGCCAACTGCAACAAAAGGTTCTGACTGGTGCGGCCGACGATGGAGGACTGTTGTTTGCGGAGCTGCTTTTTGCGAAAACGGCTCGTATCGCTAGCGCCATGGAAATTGGTTACGATGAGGTGTATGGAGACAGCAATGG ACGTGCGGAATCTTCCAAGAAGGCTTGGACTGAAGAGCAGGAAGCAGAACTGCACCGCTTGTTTATGGAAAATCAAGAAAATCCTCGCACTGATCAAG atgtAATCGATTGGTTGCTGGAAAATCTTATCGATCAAACACGCACCCGAAGGGGTGTGATGAAGAAACTCAGGGAACTGGGCCTTGTCTTTAAGGGTCCAACAAAACGAAGCAATGCGAACCGACAGCAAAAGGGTTACGGATGGACGGCGGAAGAAGATGCCAAACTAGGTGTACTGTATGAGGAGCTACGTTTAGATAAAAACCCGCTTAAGAACATTGCCGAAGGGCTCGGGAAGAAGTTCACAAAACCTGCCATCGCACGTCGTATGGTTAGCATCGGGTTGATTGCGGATGTGTCCGAGATAATGCCGTCTAAGCGCAAAAAAGAACGAGGTGTTGGAAGTGATGAAGACGACAATAACAGCAACACTTCCCAGAACGATGAAGATAGTGGCGAGGACGATTCGGAAGAGGAGGTCGAAAGGAGCGTAAAAGGAATTCCGAAACTAAATGAGCCAGACGTTAAGAAACAGCTTAAAGCGCTGGGTAGTGACATGAAAGAGGCGGTAAAGTGGATTATTGCATGTTTCGGAGATGTGTTGAGTATGTATGAAGATTCGGACCCTTCGGAAGACACGGAGGGTGGCATTCCGATCGTTCCGATTGAACCGCATCAAACCGCTGCATTGAAGAAGGCAGAATTTAAGCGTTTGCTGCGATCGCTTGGTGTGATGGACAGTGGCCGACAG TTCGTGTACCATCGCATCCCATTCAAACTGACGCCGGAAGCTCTGAAAAGGCGAATTGAAATACTAACCGAATTTTGTGAGCGTCCTGCATCACCCACAACGGAAAAGTCGGATCATATAGAGAAGGAAGGATATTTTGTCCCGTCCACGATGGTTTCTGACGATGATTTGGACACATCTATTTCGGAAATGTCTTTAAACAAGCCAGCCGGAAATAGAACGGTTGAGAAACCACACTCAGAAAACGAACGACGATCCATGTCCCCACTTATGGTATCGGAAGATGAGCTTGAGGCCGATCTTACTACTGGCGGACCAGAAAGCAACCGATCGGTTCCTGCAACCGTAGCAGTATCAGAGGATGAATCCAATGAGGCAGCTTCAAATCAAGCTTTCAGTACCATTTCCTCCAAACGTACCCGATCTGACTCATCCGATTCGGCAGCGGATTTACCGGTGATACATCGACGCAAAAAGGTAAATCGTGTAAAGGTACAGAAAGTACAACCAGAAAAGGAACGAATGCTCGTGGTTTCTGAAGATGACAGTGATACGATGGCTCCGAAGCAATCAACCTCACGGCTTGTAGTGTCAGATGATGAATCTGATAAGGAGGTTTCGGTGGGAGTAACCGCTGAAATGCCCTCCCAATCGGAGTTGCTGCAGGAGGAAAGGACTACAACTCAGAAGGTACGCCGAAGAGCCGTCATCAGTAGCGACGAGGACTga
- the LOC125772430 gene encoding sperm-associated antigen 1, with protein sequence MSNKPQRLLEKYDLLLDHLDFDYIRRSNNGREVENILKVLRSGEEGYFPQLTAYAEERLKSLRPESKLLRKEQPLATQHTMPEEQWQNITTRLNEWQSMMKAIEEDLRSIQDEVDDPTMPRIRSVPMIDVEQEIRDLSNASQSKYIKYCDYDRWGKFDADTEMLKIDLDEERHREMVRINNQKNSEIPKIVELPPQPKLSQQEKQVIAGKLREKGNDYFRAKEFTEAVEEYDKSLELYRTAACYNNRAIAYIKLERYTEAIADCEQCLKIEPSNLKALLRKAQALTLSDKKREAYQIYCDVLRLEPTNSIALNNTASLRRLLTDLPPPNAVRMSIEEVSNAGSDIDFRQLVRPKRVVKDKLPDSIKRLQNDTITLVRQHAETVAKRDTQEITLSAEAPQRNTPLIEEL encoded by the exons ATGTCGAATAAACCGCAGCGACTGTTGGAAAAATATGACCTGCTGTTGGACCATTTGGATTTTGATTACATCCGCCGAAGCAACAATGGCCGCGAGGTGGAAAATATCCTAAAAGTGCTACGTTCTGGCGAAGAAGGATATTTCCCCCAGCTGACCGCATACGCCGAAGAGCGGCTGAAATCGCTCCGTCCGGAGAGCAAGTTACTACGAAAGGAGCAACCGTTAGCCACGCAACATACCATGCCGGAAGAGCAATGGCAAAACATCACCACAAGGTTAAATGAGTGGCAATCCATGATGAAAGCAATCGAAGAAGATCTACGTTCGATTCAGGACGAAGTGGATGATCCTACAATGCCGCGCATCCGAAGCGTTCCTATGATTGATGTGGAACAGGAGATCCGAGATTTATCAAATGCCTCCCAGTCAAAATACATCAAATATTGCGATTATGACCGATGGGGCAAGTTTGATGCGGACACAGAAATGCTGAAGATTGATCTAGACGAGGAACGCCATCGGGAGATGGTGCGGATAAACAACCAGAAGAATAGTGAAATACCGAAAATTGTTGAACTTCCACCACAACCGAAACTGTCTCAGCAGGAAAAGCAAGTGATTGCGGGAAAGTTGCGGGAAAAGGGTAACGATTATTTTCGTGCCAAGGAGTTCACGGAAGCTGTGGAAGAGTATGACAAGAGTCTGGAATTGTATCGAACCGCGGCCTGTTACAACAATCGTGCTATTGCAT ACATAAAACTTGAACGCTACACCGAAGCAATAGCTGATTGTGAGCAATGTTTGAAGATTGAACCCAGCAATCTAAAGGCACTGCTGAGAAAAGCACAAGCTTTAACATTGAGCGACAAAAAACGAGAG GCCTACCAGATCTATTGTGACGTGCTACGTCTAGAACCAACGAATTCGATTGCACTGAACAATACAGCTAGTTTGCGGCGTCTGCTCACAGATTTACCGCCACCGAATGCCGTACGAATGTCCATCGAGGAGGTAAGCAATGCCGGGTCCGACATTGACTTTCGCCAGCTGGTACGTCCGAAGCGTGTTGTCAAAGACAAGCTTCCGGATAGCATTAAACGGCTGCAGAATGATACCATCACCTTAGTACGCCAGCATGCGGAAACAGTGGCAAAGCGCGATACCCAAGAGATAACCTTGTCGGCTGAGGCACCTCAACGCAACACTCCACTAATCGAAGAATTATAG
- the LOC125769536 gene encoding fatty acyl-CoA reductase wat-like has product MGDFGVLNVSPVDDVRVKSVREFYKDSTILLTGGTGFIGKVLLEKLLRCFEVKTVFLLIRPKRNKTVDERLDEVFEDVVSLWLPNANIFDAIKTSPNGGKPLLAKVIPIEVNFQSDVVVSTADYHRLLAAQVEVVFNVMASVKFNEDIETAIDTNVLSSRKLFLLAQQLPHIQTIVHVSTFYSNCHRSHIEERIYEDLPFGGFENILALFRYLTPEEKDRLKPIILGPMPNSYTFSKRCAEVMIQQQFAQLPIAIFRPPIVTSAYREPTPGWVNNFNGPAGMVVPVIRGQVYWCYGADDATVHMVPVDYCVNALLAVGWDNSQRKRKIKTTTREVVPVYNYAFRDNVFRNRDAGALLAIGIDSILGRIFGRYTIHITSSTFMRKLFINWLLLQACVADIFNKLTGKKAKNYETIKRVVALEDSTSYFRCHSWTAENGNVRKLWDRLPADDRQLLPFDVETLDWKDYFKFFVSGVAAALKRQSAARQRIRQQTPSNVGKRV; this is encoded by the exons ATGGGTGATTTCGGTGTTCTTAACGTGTCTCCAGTTGATGATGTACGAGTGAAGAGTGTTCGCGAGTTTTACAAAGATTCTACAATCTTGCTAACCGGTGGAACAGGTTTTATTGGAAAAGTGTTACTTGAAAAACTGTTGCGATGTTTCGAGGTGAAAACGGTGTTTCTGCTGATACGGCCAAAGCGTAACAAAACGGTAGACGAGCGACTCGACGAGGTGTTTGAAGATGTGGTTAGTTTGTGGTTACCAAATGCGAAT ATATTCGACGCCATCAAAACATCTCCGAACGGTGGAAAGCCTCTTTTGGCGAAAGTGATCCCAATCGAGGTAAATTTTCAATCGGATGTGGTTGTATCAACGGCAGATTATCATCGATTACTGGCGGCACAAGTGGAG GTTGTGTTTAACGTGATGGCGTCAGTAAAGTTTAACGAAGACATCGAAACGGCAATCGATACGAATGTGCTTTCCTCGCGTAAGTTGTTCCTGCTAGCTCAACAGCTTCCTCACATCCAAACGATCGTACACGTATCGACGTTTTACTCTAACTGTCATCGATCCCACATTGAGGAACGTATTTACGAGGACTTACCATTCGGAGGGTTCGAAAACATTCTCGCCCTCTTTCGCTATCTAACGCCAGAGGAGAAGGATCGTTTGAAGCCAATTATTCTTGGACCAATGCCGAACAGCTACACATTCAGTAAGCGATGTGCTGAGGTAATGATACAGCAACAGTTTGCTCAGCTACCGATCGCCATCTTTAGACCACCGATAGTAACGTCGGCCTATCGGGAACCAACGCCCGGATGGGTAAACAATTTCAACGGACCGGCTGGTATGGTGGTACCGGTTATACGTGGTCAGGTGTACTGGTGTTACGGGGCAGATGATGCCACTGTTCACATGGTTCCGGTGGACTACTGTGTCAACGCACTATTGGCCGTTGGATGGGATAACAGTCAACG GAAACGGAAAATTAAGACTACCACGCGCGAGGTAGTCCCGGTGTATAACTATGCATTCCGGGACAATGTATTCCGAAATCGAGATGCCGGGGCATTGCTTGCCATTGGAATTGACTCCATTCTGGGAAGGATATTTGG CCGTTATACCATACACATCACATCTTCAACCTTTATGAGAAAGCTGTTCATCAACTGGTTGCTACTTCAGGCCTGCGTCGCGGATATTTTCAACAAACTAACGGGCAAAAAAGCAAA AAATTATGAAACTATCAAACGAGTGGTGGCTCTAGAAGACTCTACGAGTTACTTTCGCTGCCACTCATGGACAGCGGAGAATGGTAACGTTCGTAAACTGTGGGACCGATTACCGGCAGACGATCGGCAACTGCTACCATTCGACGTCGAAACGCTTGATTGGAAGgattattttaagtttttcgtGAGCGGTGTAGCTGCCGCTCTGAAGCGACAATCAGCGGCAAGACAACGCATTCGACAACAAACGCCTTCAAACGTGGGAAAACGCGTATAG
- the LOC125772429 gene encoding protein O-mannosyltransferase 1 — MEPVSEATETATVRSRKAQKKQQKISEDFSSKQRSTSMETGVNERHQQTSDEPEKSSNAKEIKPKDSSDRNVTFEEVNDRFSFSIRLEFNAATVGLFLLSFLTRFYRIAHPRGVVFDEIHFGKFVSLYLKNTFYFDQHPPLGKLLIAGAAGAVGYSGSFEFPKIGSEYDASVPILALRFVPALCGSLLAPVVYAILRQVKLGQGVSILGGLLIILDNALLTHSRFILMESMLLFFAALGILTVLRFLQAEPFTVRWWTLGTIASASLTAAVCVKFVGFYSYLLAMYIMGRHIWMELPDRRKSNAYLFLKVIAKAVLILSVSFAVYVGCFYVHFATLYKAGPHDNVMTSAFQASLEGGLASITKGQPLRVQHGSQITLKHTHGRVCWLHSHTHVYPIKYKDGRGSSHQQQVTCYGFKDVNNWWIVKRPNKDTLMVDDEPDYIEHGDVIQLVHGVTSRALNSHDVASPMSPLCQEVSCYIDYNISMPANLLWRVELLNGKESKNKWHAITSQIRLVHVNTTAALKYTGEQLPDWGFNQFEVAADRRQQTIDTIWNVEEHRYTQHKDKKDVLSNLLTTEMIPTEPTKVSFWDKFSELQLKMLLHADKLESHMYSSEPHEWPLMDKGIAYWIAGESNAQVHLLGNLVIWYSATMAILMYVGFLVFYLIRRRREVYDLDPIEWDRFRLGGEIFLAGYLIHYLPYYFVERTLFLYNYLPALLFKVMLLCFVIDHCQLALRKFVKQPMLVVGIFRAIVIAWFAGVLYFFQRYSVLSYGTTALSADDVLELRLKDTWDLIVHKP, encoded by the exons ATGGAGCCAGTGAGTGAAGCCACCGAAACGGCCACAGTGCGCAGTCGTAAGGCCCAGAAGAAGCAGCAGAAAATTAGTGAAGATTTCAGTAGCAAACAACGATCGACATCCATGGAGACGGGCGTAAACGAAAGACATCAGCAAACAAGTGACGAACCCGAGAAGTCTTCAAATGCGAAAGAAATCAAACCCAAAGACAGCAGCGATCGGAATGTGACTTTTGAGGAAGTGAATGATCGGTTCAGTTTTTCCATTCGTCTGGAGTTTAACGCAGCTACGGTGGGATTGTTTTTGCTCTCGTTTCTGACACGGTTCTATCGTATCGCACACCCTCGGGGTGTTGT atTCGACGAAATACATTTCGGGAAGTTCGTTTCGCTGTACCTAAAAAATACCTTCTACTTTGATCAGCATCCTCCGCTGGGCAAGCTGCTGATTGCAGGCGCTGCAGGTGCGGTCGGGTATAGTGGAAGCTTTGAGTTTCCAAAAATCGGCAGCGAATATGATGCG TCAGTGCCCATACTCGCGTTGCGCTTCGTTCCGGCTCTATGTGGCAGTTTGCTGGCCCCTGTCGTCTATGCAATACTGCGACAGGTTAAGCTCGGACAAGGAGTTAGCATTCTAGGTGGACTTCTCATCATTCTGG ATAACGCTCTGCTAACACATTCGCGCTTTATCCTGATGGAATCGATGCTGTTGTTCTTCGCAGCACTTGGAATTCTGACCGTGCTCAGGTTCCTTCAGGCTGAACCATTCACCGTACGCTGGTGGACGCTGGGAACGATCGCATCCGCCTCGCTAACAGCAGCGGTGTGCGTTAAGTTTGTTGGATTCTACAGCTATCTGCTGGCAATGTACATCATGGGACGACACATCTGGATGGAGTTGCCCGATCGTCGCAAATCGAACGCTTACCTCTTTCTCAAAGTGATCGCTAAAGCCGTACTGATCTTGAGCGTCTCGTTTGCTGTTTATGTCGGTTGTTTCTATGTACACTTTGCGACGCTCTACAAGGCGGGACCACATGATAATGTGATGACTAGCGCCTTTCAGGCATCGCTTGAGGGTGGCTTAGCATCGATCACGAAGGGTCAACCATTGCGCGTTCAGCATGGTTCGCAGATTACACTCAAACATACCCACGGACGTGTTTGTTGGTTGCAttcgcacacacacgtgtACCCAATCAAGTATAAGGATGGACGCGGATCTAGCCACCAGCAGCAGGTAACTTGCTACGGATTTAAGGATGTCAACAACTGGTGGATTGTGAAGCGTCCCAACAAAGACACCTTGATGGTAGACGACGAACCGGACTATATTGAGCACGGTGACGTTATCCAACTGGTGCATGGTGTGACAAGTCGTGCACTAAACTCACACGATGTCGCCTCCCCGATGTCTCCCCTCTGTCAGGAAGTGTCCTGCTACATCGACTACAACATTTCGATGCCGGCCAATTTGCTTTGGCGCGTCGAGCTACTGAACGGCAAGGAATCCAAGAACAAGTGGCATGCAATCACGTCCCAGATACGACTGGTGCACGTTAACACTACGGCAGCTCTGAAGTACACCGGCGAACAGCTGCCGGACTGGGGATTCAATCAGTTCGAGGTGGCAGCGGACCGTCGTCAGCAGACGATCGATACGATTTGGAACGTGGAGGAGCATCGGTACACGCAGCACAAAGATAAGAAGGATGTACTCAGCAATCTGCTCACAACCGAGATGATACCGACCGAACCAACGAAGGTGTCCTTCTGGGATAAGTTCTCCGAGCTGCAGCTGAAGATGCTGCTGCACGCGGATAAGCTTGAAAGCCACATGTACTCCTCAGAACCGCATGAGTGGCCGTTGATGGATAAAGGCATTGCTTACTGGATTGCTGGCGAATCGAATGCTCAGGTCCATCTGCTAGGGAACCTTGTCATCTGGTACTCGGCTACAATGGCCATCCTGATGTACGTGGGTTTCTTGGTGTTCTACCTCATCCGCCGGCGTCGTGAGGTGTACGATCTGGATCCCATCGAATGGGACCGATTCCGGCTGGGCGGTGAGATATTCCTGGCCGGGTATCTTATCCACTATCTACCGTACTACTTCGTCGAGAGAACACTATTCCTGTACAACTATCTGCCGGCGCTTCTCTTCAAGGTAATGCTGCTGTGTTTTGTGATTGACCACTGTCAGCTAGCTCTCAGGAAGTTCGTCAAACAGCCCATGTTGGTGGTTGGTATCTTTCGCGCAATAGTGATTGCATGGTTTGCCGGTGTGCTGTACTTCTTCCAGCGCTATAGCGTTCTTAGCTACGGAACTACAGCTCTCTCCGCAGATGATGTACTCGAGCTGCGCCTAAAGGATACCTGGGATCTGATTGTACACAAACCTTAG